One genomic window of Cricetulus griseus strain 17A/GY chromosome 3, alternate assembly CriGri-PICRH-1.0, whole genome shotgun sequence includes the following:
- the Nkd1 gene encoding protein naked cuticle homolog 1 isoform X2 — protein MCQDQANGKMEHGQDVEAPARIPGVTAYRPRALANVLELVGDTSREALGEEDEDNFQLEVALPPEKPDILGSGDEKRMEKLSDPGPGSKKQLKFEELQCDVSVEDDSRQEWTFTLYDFDNNGKVTREGQD, from the exons ATGTGCCAAGACCAGGCTAATGGGAAGATGGAACATGGGCAAGATGTGGAGGCCCCAGCGAGGATCCCTGGAGTCACAGCATACAGGCCCAGGGCATTAGCCAATGTGTTG GAGCTCGTGGGAGACACTTCCAGAGAGGCACTCGGTGAGGAGGACGAGGACAACTTCCAGCTAGAAG TGGCCCTACCACCAGAGAAGCCCGACATCCTGGGCAGTGGGGATGAGAAGAGAATGGAGAAACTCAGTGACCCTGGCCCTGGTTCCAAGAAGCAGCTGAAGTTTGAG GAGCTTCAGTGTGATGTTTCTGTGGAGGATGACAGCCGACAGGAATGGACTTTTACTCTGTATGACTTTGACAACAATGGCAAAGTCACCCGTGAG GGGCAGGACTAG